The Nitrososphaerota archaeon DNA window CTCGTAGATGTGGGTAAGTGGTTTATCTCATGGCACTCACAAAGACCGAACTTTGCATACAGCGAGACAAGAATCTTTGATAAGTTTTTTGAGCAGCTGTTCAAGAGAGAATATGATCCTGAAAATGTTCAAGCTTTGAATTTTTGGATGAAAGAAATAATAAAAGGTTGGACGGGTGAAAATCCTTTTGGGCTGAACGAATCGTTACTAGCGATGAAAGCTTACGCGCCATACCATGTCCTGTTTGCGGTATCCCAGTTCTTTGCCATTGCCAGTAATTGTTCAGATAGGGTTCCTAGTCCTAAGGTAGTGTATGAGCAAGCAAAGAGTAAGAACGCTGTTGAACAAATCGTCAAGTTTGCAGCTTCGTCTGTTAACGTTGCTTTAGAAATTGCCGTCGATGAACATTCATCTTCTCATAAAATATTTAGTCCCCAAAACTGGATTAAAGCCAAAACATCTTTAAGCGGGATCAAGACCGTCATAACGACTCAATTGAAGATGCTCCATACCTTTCCAGGAGGCAAGGAACTTGAAGAGGTCTTGAAAGTTCCAAAAGAGGCATTCGAATACAGGTGGGAGGCAGACTAATCCCCTTTTAGAACAACCAAGATGGTTGGGGTATTAAACCGATAGGGGAGAAGAATCAGAGATCCCGAAGCTCTCTCTCAATCGGCTCAGGAAAATGAAAAAAGACAATCCTACCAGAGAGTATTAAAATAGTTAATAGGATGTTAATAGAGTTGTTAAGATATGGTCAAGGTTATAAGAGGACACTGAGGTTTGTGGGTCTTTACACTCCTACCAAATGCAAGCTTGCTTCAACTTATCTTGGAAAGTAGGTGCTCTACTGTTTCTCTTCTAAATTTTGCCAGCTCAAGAAGCGCGTTCATCAAACCTTTCTTCGACGCATCGAGTATTTCGACTGAAACCACCCACCCCTCATCATAGCCTAAGATGCCGTCGTTATCAAGCAGCTCCTCATTCACTAAAGCTCCCTCTCTAACCTTAAGGATCTGAACGTCAGCCTCAGGACCGTGTTGAACGATCAAACCCGTCTCCCAGACCTCTTTCTTCTTGCGCCAGCATCCTAAAAAATTCTTTTAGTAGACAGATGCTTATCGGGGCAGCAAGGAACCCTACAACCTTTTATATCCTAAAGTAGGAGAGTGTTGTCTGCTGTGACAGGGGCATGGTGAAGGCTGTAGAGAACCTACTTAAGAGAAAGATTACAGGCGGTAGGAGGAAAGCAGCGCGCTCAAGAAGGGCGTATGAGCGAGACCGATACCCCGCTGAGACCACGATAGGTGAAGACGAGATTGTGATCCGCAGGGTAAGAGGCGGTAATATTAAAGTCGCTGCGAAGAGTGTTCAATACGCCAATGTTGTTGATGAATCAAAGAAGGTTGTGCGTGTAAAGATTCTTGGTGTGGCTAAGAACCCAGCTAACAAAGACTACGAGCGTAGACAGGTGATAACTAAGGGGACGATCATAAAGACTGAGCTGGGGTTGGCTAAAGTTACATCCAGACCGGGGCAAAATGGCGTGGTAAATGCTGTGCTTGTGAAAAGTTGAAGGAATACGACCACCTAATAATATGGTTGGATTACTTTAACTCAACCCTATCTAGGGCTGAGGGTAGAAGAGTGCCCCTAGACAAAGCGGTGAAGGCACCCACGTTAGATGAACTCTGCCAAGCAGCCTCGCTCCTCGGCTATACACCTAAGCCTTTTCAGGCTCGACACCCCAAGAGAAGCCACATCCAATCTGGGTACATAGCGATAGAGAAGAAGATGAATAAGACTAGGGTGATCTACGAGTTAGCCGAAGCTCTTCGCAGAGTAAGAGGAGGGCAGCAACCTAAGCCCACTAAATAGTCATCCAAAAAGAGGTAGGCTCGCTTGGTATCTGAAGATGAGGTGGTGGAGGTTAAAGAAGGCAACACGATAATCTTAGCCCCAAAATCAAGCATATTTAGCAAAATCCCACCAAAATCACCCGCCTTCTACAATCCTGCAGCCAAGCTGAGTAGAGATGTTTCGCTGAAGATCTACAGCGCCTATGTTAGTTTACTAGGCGTTGATGTAACCTTTGCCGATGTGCTTTCTGGTGTGGGTGCGAGAGGGCTTCGGGTAGCTAAAGAATGCCATAAGATTGCTCGAGTCTACCTCAACGATTTAAACCCTAAAGCGATCGAGCTGGCTAAGAAGGCGGCGGAGTTGAACGGTGTGTTTGATAGATGTGTCTTTTCAACCAAAGATGCGCTGGTCTTTTTGGCTGAACATTCAGCACCACGAAGCCGCTTCGATATAGTGGATATCGACCCCTTTGGTTCCCCTCTGCCCTATCTACCAGCGGCTCTAAGGGCGGTTAAGCGAGGCGGTTTGATCTCCCTTACAGCAACAGACACAGCTGTGTTATGTGGAGTATACCCTAAGGTAGCGTTGAGAAGATATGGTGGATCTTCTTTGCGGTGTGAATATGGTAATGAAGTTGGGGCTAGGCTTCTCCTCAGCGCAGCAGCGAGGCAAGCCATGAGCATAAACGCGGGTATAACTCCTGTGTTTGCGCACGCAAGTAGACATTACATCAGAGTTTACTTTACGTTGGAAAGCGGCGCCTCAAAAGCGGATGAAAACTTGGATAAGATAGGGTACATAAACCAGTGCAGTAAATGTGGCTACAGAGAGAGCGGAGAGCGGAGAGAGCTCTGCCCAACGTGTGGAGCAAGGATGTTGAGTGCGGGTCCTCTTTGGGTTGGTACACTCTTCTCAAATAGGGTTCTTGAAGCCGCTTTGAAGCTTAGATCAGAACATAAACTCGAGGATAAGATCTTCACCATAGCCTTGGATGAGTGTGATCTTCCACCATCTTACTATACTGTGGATGAGTTGGCTAAGCGGCTGAAGGTAGTGACGCCATCTGTTAAAGATGTTATAGGCGCTCTTAGGGCTAGAGGGTTTAGGGCTGCTAGAACCGTATTTAACCCAAAGGGTTTAAGGACTGATGCGCCGAAAGAGGCTGTTGAGGAGACTGTTTTAGGTCTGAAGTAGGTCTTGCTCGGGTTTGTATCCTTTACATATTAAATATAGTTCGCTGCTCTGTCCTCTGCTCGCTGGCGGCTTCGTTATATCTACCTTCTCGAAGACCTTCTTCAGCTGAGCTTTTACGATCTGAAGCTCCTCTCCGTCAAAGACCTTTAAAACCGCTGAGCCAGAGGGCTTTAGTAGATGGGGCATCAGCGAGATCGCTCTTCTTGTCAACTCTATCTGTCTGATGTGATCGAGGTTCCAAATACCGGACACATTAGGTGAGAGGTCTGAGAGTACAACATCGACCAGACCCCTAGTGTAGTATTTGACCGCATCAACGAGATCTTCGCTGAAGACATCCATCTTTAGAGTTACGACATTCTCAGCAATAGGCTGGATGCCCTTTAGATCCACACCGACGACAAGCCCCTCTGCACCAACTCTTTCAGAAGCCACTTGAAGCCAGCCGCCGGGTGCTGAGCCCAGATCTAAGACTTTATCTCCTTCTTGAAAGATGTGGTAGCGTTTATCTATCTGTATGAGTTTGAATGCTGCTCGGCTCCTGTAGCCTTGGGCTGCTGCGAGGCGTCGATATAGGTCTCTTCTGGCTTCTCTTAACCTCAATACTCAATAAACACCCTCTATTGGTTCACTTTGTTGTCTTGAGCGTTAGCTATGTAATCTCGCCTAACCCACTCTACAAGCTTATCACAGGTGTAGGGTGTGACCACGCCATTAGGTGCACATTTACTCTCTGAGCCACAGGTTATACAGGGGGCTTGCTCTATCGATTTTATCTGAATCGGTAGGCGCAGTGGTGTAAGTTTATATGTCCATCTCCCGTTATCGAGGACCCGCTCCCTCTTCACAAGCCCCCTCTTCTCTAGCCTTATCGCTAACCTCGACCCGTCTCTGCTAGTTAGGTTAAGTTTCTTCCAGAGTTCGCTCTGAAGAACCCCCTCTTTACCGTGCTCTACAACCAGCTTGTACACTCTGGAGGTGAGGTCGAGTCCCTTCTCTTCTTTGCCGTCTGCTTGCTGCTGCATAGCACACCCCATTTATCTTATTGTTTTAAGATAGGTGAGGAGTTTTATATCAACTTTTTTATGCAGATTTCGTTTACAGCATCCAAGGTCTCGAGTATGTCCTCCCTAGTTATGCCTCGATGCGTAACCATACGGATCACGTTCCCTCTTAATGTAAGAGCCTTCACACCGTACTTCAAGAGCTTCTCTACAAATTCTTTGCCTGTGAAGCCTAGGTCTGAGACGTCAAACATAACTATGTTGGTTTGAACCCTTCTAAGATCTATCCTTATGCCATCTATCTTCGCTAAACCTTCAGCTAACAGGCGTGCGTTGGCATGATCTTCTCTCAGCCTATCAACCATCTTCTCAAGCGCAACTAAACCGGCAGCAGCTATAATGCCAGCTTGCCTCATCCCACCATCCAGCATCTTTCGCATTCTACGAGCCCTCTCTATAAAGGAACTAGAGCCTACCACGAGTGAACCTATGGGTGCGCTAAGACCCTTCGAAAGGCAGAACATAACCGAATCAACAGGAGCAACAAGCTCCTTAACATCTACACCAAGCGCTACCGCAGCGTTAAATATGCGTGCACCATCAAGATG harbors:
- a CDS encoding DUF2283 domain-containing protein: MIVQHGPEADVQILKVREGALVNEELLDNDGILGYDEGWVVSVEILDASKKGLMNALLELAKFRRETVEHLLSKIS
- a CDS encoding 30S ribosomal protein S8e, producing MVKAVENLLKRKITGGRRKAARSRRAYERDRYPAETTIGEDEIVIRRVRGGNIKVAAKSVQYANVVDESKKVVRVKILGVAKNPANKDYERRQVITKGTIIKTELGLAKVTSRPGQNGVVNAVLVKS
- a CDS encoding tRNA (guanine(10)-N(2))-dimethyltransferase, producing the protein MVSEDEVVEVKEGNTIILAPKSSIFSKIPPKSPAFYNPAAKLSRDVSLKIYSAYVSLLGVDVTFADVLSGVGARGLRVAKECHKIARVYLNDLNPKAIELAKKAAELNGVFDRCVFSTKDALVFLAEHSAPRSRFDIVDIDPFGSPLPYLPAALRAVKRGGLISLTATDTAVLCGVYPKVALRRYGGSSLRCEYGNEVGARLLLSAAARQAMSINAGITPVFAHASRHYIRVYFTLESGASKADENLDKIGYINQCSKCGYRESGERRELCPTCGARMLSAGPLWVGTLFSNRVLEAALKLRSEHKLEDKIFTIALDECDLPPSYYTVDELAKRLKVVTPSVKDVIGALRARGFRAARTVFNPKGLRTDAPKEAVEETVLGLK
- a CDS encoding RlmE family RNA methyltransferase is translated as MRLREARRDLYRRLAAAQGYRSRAAFKLIQIDKRYHIFQEGDKVLDLGSAPGGWLQVASERVGAEGLVVGVDLKGIQPIAENVVTLKMDVFSEDLVDAVKYYTRGLVDVVLSDLSPNVSGIWNLDHIRQIELTRRAISLMPHLLKPSGSAVLKVFDGEELQIVKAQLKKVFEKVDITKPPASRGQSSELYLICKGYKPEQDLLQT
- a CDS encoding winged helix-turn-helix transcriptional regulator, with protein sequence MQQQADGKEEKGLDLTSRVYKLVVEHGKEGVLQSELWKKLNLTSRDGSRLAIRLEKRGLVKRERVLDNGRWTYKLTPLRLPIQIKSIEQAPCITCGSESKCAPNGVVTPYTCDKLVEWVRRDYIANAQDNKVNQ
- a CDS encoding threonine aldolase; translation: HLDGARIFNAAVALGVDVKELVAPVDSVMFCLSKGLSAPIGSLVVGSSSFIERARRMRKMLDGGMRQAGIIAAAGLVALEKMVDRLREDHANARLLAEGLAKIDGIRIDLRRVQTNIVMFDVSDLGFTGKEFVEKLLKYGVKALTLRGNVIRMVTHRGITREDILETLDAVNEICIKKLI